One Rattus norvegicus strain BN/NHsdMcwi chromosome 20, GRCr8, whole genome shotgun sequence DNA segment encodes these proteins:
- the Nelfe gene encoding negative elongation factor E translates to MLVIPPGLSEEEEALQKKFNKLKKKKKALLALKKQSSSGTASQGGVKRSLSEQPVVDTATATEQAKQLVKSGAISAIKAETKNSGFKRSRTLEGKLKDPEKGPVPTFQPFQRSMSADEDLQEPSRRPQRKSLYESFVSSSDRLRELGQDGEEAEAPGAGEGPPRGFDWSYEEHSGARSSASPPRSRSRDRSHDRSRDRDRDKERDRDRDRDRERDKDKDRDRDRDRDKERDRDRDRERDREGPFRRSDSFPERRAPRKGNTLYVYGEDMTPTLLRGAFSPFGNIIDLSMDPPRNCAFVTYEKMESADQAVAELNGTQVESVQLKVNIARKQPMLDAATGKSVWGSLAVQNSPKGCHRDKRTQIVYSDDL, encoded by the exons ATGTTGGTGATACCTCCGGGGCTGAGTGAAGAGGAAGAGGCACTACAGAAGAAATTcaacaaactcaagaaaaag AAAAAGGCGTTGCTGGCTCTGAAGAAGCAAAGCAGCAGTGGTACAGCGAGCCAGGGCGGTGTCAAGCGCT CACTGTCAGAGCAGCCTGTGGTGGATACtgccacagcaacagaacaggCCAAACAGCTGGTGAAGTCAGGAGCTATCAGTGCCATCAAGGCTGAAACTAAGAACTCAGGCTTCAAACGTTCTCGGACCCTGGAAGGGAAGTTAAAG GACCCAGAGAAGGGGCCTGTCCCCACCTTCCAGCCGTTCCAGAGGAGCATGTCTGCTGACGAGGACCTACAGGAG CCATCCAGACGGCCCCAAAGGAAATCTCTGTATGAAAG CTTTGTGTCTTCTAGTGATCGGCTTCGGGAACTGGGACAAGATGGAGAAGAAGCAGAGGCCCCTGGGGCTGGTGAAGGCCCACCTCGAGGTTTTGACTGGAGCTATGAAGAACACAGCGGTGCCCGATCCTCAGCCTCCCCTCCCCGAAGCCGCAGCCGGGACAGAAGTCATGATCGGAGCCGAGATAGGGACCGGGACAAAGAACGAGACAGAGACCGGGATCGAGACAGAGAACgggacaaagacaaagacagagaccgGGACcgggacagagacaaagagcgggacagagacagggaccgGGAGCGAGACCGAGAGGGCCCTTTCCGTA GGTCAGACTCATTCCCCGAACGGAGGGCCCCTCGAAAGGGGAACACTCTGTATGTGTATGGAGAGGACATGACGCCCACCCTCCTCCGAGGGGCCTTCTCTCCCTTTGGAAATATCATCGACCTCTCCATGGACCCACCCAGAAA CTGTGCCTTCGTCACCTACGAGAAGATGGAGTCAGCAGATCAGGCTGTTGCTGAG CTCAATGGGACCCAGGTGGAATCTGTGCAGCTCAAAGTCAACATAGCCCGAAAACAGCCCATGCTGGACGCTGCTACTGGCAAATCTGTCTGGGGCTCCCTTG CTGTCCAGAACAGCCCCAAGGGTTGCCACCGGGACAAGAGGACCCAGATTGTGTACAGTGACGATCTATAG
- the Cfb gene encoding complement factor B precursor, producing the protein MTMEGPQLCLVLLVLGLSSGGVSATPVLEARPQVSCSLEGVEIKGGSFQLLQDGQALEYLCPSGFYPYPVQTRTCKSTGSWSVLQTRDQKIVKKAECRAIRCPRPQDFENGEFWPRSPYYNLSDQISFQCYDGYTLRGSANRTCQENGRWDGQTAICDDGAGYCPNPGIPIGTRKVGSQYRLEDTVTYHCSRGLVLRGSQQRRCQEGGSWSGTEPSCQDSFMYDSPQEVAEAFLSSLTETIEGADAEDGHSPGEQQKRKIILDPSGSMNIYMVLDGSDSIGASNFTGAKRCLANLIEKVASYGVKPRYGLVTYATVPKVLVRVSEERSSDADWVTEKLNQISYEDHKLKSGTNTKKALQAVYSMMSWPGDAPPEGWNRTRHVIIIMTDGLHNMGGDPVTVIEDIRDLLDIGRDRKNPREDYLDVYVFGVGPLVDPVNINALASKKNNEQHVFKVKDMEDLENVFYKMIDETKSLGLCGMVWEHQKGGDYYKQPWQAKISVTRPLKGHENCMGAVVSEYFVLTAAHCFTVEDQKHSIKVNVEGKRRDLEIEEVLFHPNYDINGKKAEGISEFYDYDVALIKLKTKLKYSQTLRPICLPCTEGTTRALRLPQTATCKQHKEELLPMKDVKALFVSEEGKKLTRKEVYIKNGEKKASCERDATKAQGYEKVKVASEVVTPRFLCTGGVDPYADPNTCKGDSGGPLIVHKRSRFIQVGVISWGVVDVCKDPRRQQLVPSYARDFHINLFQVLPWLKEKLKDEDLGFL; encoded by the exons ATGACAATGGAGGGTCCCCAGCTCTGCTTAGTCCTCTTGGTCTTAGGCCTCTCCTCCGGAG GTGTGAGCGCAACTCCAGTGCTTGAGGCCCGGCCCCAGGTCTCTTGCTCTCTGGAGGGAGTAGAGATCAAAGGCGGCTCCTTCCAACTTCTCCAAGACGGTCAGGCCCTGGAGTACCTGTGTCCCTCTGGCTTCTACCCATACCCTGTGCAGACTCGAACCTGCAAATCCACAGGCTCCTGGAGTGTCCTCCAGACCCGGGACCAAAAGATTGTCAAGAAGGCAGAATGCAGAG CAATACGCTGCCCACGACCACAGGACTTTGAAAATGGGGAGTTCTGGCCCCGGTCCCCCTACTACAACCTGAGTGATCAGATTTCTTTTCAATGCTATGATGGCTACACTCTCCGGGGCTCTGCTAATCGCACCTGCCAAGAGAATGGCCGGTGGGATGGGCAAACAGCAATCTGTGATGATGGAG CGGGATACTGTCCCAACCCGGGTATTCCTATTGGGACAAGGAAGGTGGGAAGCCAGTACCGTCTTGAAGACACTGTCACTTACCACTGTAGTCGGGGACTTGTCCTACGTGGCTCCCAGCAGCGAAGGTGCCAGGAAGGTGGCTCGTGGAGTGGGACAGAGCCTTCCTGCCAAG ATTCCTTCATGTACGACAGCCCTCAAGAGGTGGCCGAAGCATTTCTATCCTCCCTGACAGAGACCATCGAAGGAGCAGATGCGGAGGATGGGCACAGCCCAG GGGAACAGCAGAAGAGGAAGATTATCCTGGACCCCTCGGGCTCCATGAATATCTACATGGTGCTGGATGGATCCGACAGCATCGGGGCCAGCAACTTCACAGGGGCCAAGCGGTGTCTCGCCAACTTGATTGAGAAG GTGGCGAGTTATGGGGTGAAGCCAAGATACGGTCTAGTGACATATGCCACAGTCCCCAAAGTCTTGGTCAGAGTGTCTGAGGAGAGGAGTAGTGATGCCGACTGGGTCACAGAGAAGCTCAACCAAATCAgttatgaag ACCACAAGCTGAAGTCAGGGACCAACACCAAGAAGGCTCTCCAGGCTGTATACAGCATGATGAGCTGGCCAGGGGATGCTCCGCCTGAAGGCTGGAATCGAACCCGCCacgtcatcatcatcatgactGATG GCTTGCACAACATGGGTGGAGACCCTGTCACTGTCATTGAGGACATCCGAGACTTGCTGGATATTGGCAGGGATCGCAAAAATCCCCGGGAGGATTATTTGG atgtgtatgtgtttggggtCGGGCCTCTGGTGGACCCTGTGAACATCAATGCCTTGGCTTCCAAAAAGAACAATGAGCAGCATGTGTTCAAGGTCAAGGACATGGAGGATCTGGAGAACGTCTTCTACAAAATGATCG ATGAAACCAAATCTCTGGGTCTCTGTGGCATGGTGTGGGAGCATCAGAAAGGCGGTGATTATTACAAGCAACCATGGCAAGCCAAGATCTCAGTCACT CGTCCTCTGAAAGGACATGAGAACTGTATGGGGGCCGTGGTGTCCGAGTACTTCGTGCTGACAGCAGCGCATTGCTTCACAGTGGAAGATCAGAAACACTCCATCAAGGTCAACGTGG AGGGGAAAAGGCGGGACCTGGAGATTGAAGAGGTCCTGTTCCACCCTAATTACGACATCAATGGGAAAAAGGCAGAAGGAATCTCTGAGTTCTATGACTATGATGTTGCCCTCATCAAGCTCAAGACCAAGCTGAAGTACAGCCAGACTCTCAG GCCCATCTGTCTCCCCTGCACAGAGGGAACCACCCGAGCCTTGCGGCTTCCTCAGACAGCCACCTGCAAACAGCACA AGGAAGAGTTGCTCCCTATGAAGGACGTCAAAGCTCTGTTTGTATCCGAGGAAGGGAAGAAGCTGACCCGGAAGGAGGTGTACATCAAGAATGGGGAAAAG AAAGCCAGTTGTGAGAGAGATGCTACAAAGGCCCAAGGCTATGAGAAGGTCAAAGTTGCCTCTGAGGTGGTCACCCCCAGGTTCCTGTGCACCGGAGGGGTAGATCCCTATGCTGACCCCAACACATGCAAAG GAGACTCCGGGGGCCCTCTCATTGTTCACAAGAGAAGCCGCTTCATTCAA GTTGGTGTGATCAGCTGGGGAGTAGTGGATGTCTGCAAAGACCCGAGGCGGCAACAGTTGGTGCCCTCCTATGCCCGGGACTTCCACATCAATCTCTTCCAGGTGCTGCCCTGGCTAAAGGAGAAGCTCAAAGACGAGGACTTGGGTTTCTTATAA